TGATCATGCTCATCTCCGCATCATTTCGGGGGACGACAACAGGAGGGCGAGGCCTTGACGCGGGCTCTCGGCGCGGGCGATTGCGGTTGCAGTCGGTTCGCCCAGACTATCGGGGAACAGATTTCGGGCCAGGGTCGGCACGCTGGATGGCCGGGCGTTCCCCGCAATCCGCGCCGCCACTTCTATCCGGCGGACCAGCGCATCCGGGGCTGCCCAATCCTTGGCCAAGTCGGGATAGCCGGCGGGCGAAGGCGCGCCCCAGACCACTTGCCCCAACTCCGACTGCATACCGGTAAAGATGCGCGGATTGATTCCGGTTGTGCCAGTGGCGCGGAGCGACGCAATGGACCACTCCCACGGTGTTCTGAACTTCATAGCTCCGTTCTGCCATGGCTCTGGCGCCTCGATCAGCGTGCGATACAGACTCGGCAAATCGCCATCCGTTTCGAGGAAGACGGTCTCGAGTCGCGTGACCAGGGAAGGGGGCGGATCGTCGCTGCTGAAATGGCGTGCCAGCTTGGTTGCGATATGTCGCGCGGTAGCTGGATGGCGGGAAAGGTCGGATAGTATGGCGAGGGCCTGCTCTCCGCCGGATTGGCGATAGGTCTGGCCCATGATTGTGCGGCTCCCGGGCTCATGAACCAGATCGGCGAAGGCGACCCCGTTGCCCAGTTCGATGGCATTGCGCAGGAAAGGCAGGCCAGCCAGGGTAAATCCGGTCAGCGCGCGGGCGAATTCTGTCACATCTGATTGCGCGTATCCGCCATCTACCCCCAGCGTATGCAATTCGAAGATTTCGCGGGCCAGATTCTCGTTCAGGCCGACCTGGTTCTGATTGGGATCGCGCCTGCGACCGTTGCGGAACCGCGCACCGACGCTGTTAGGGCCGACTGACTGGAGCTGGTCGAGATAAAGCAGCATTGCCGGGTGGAGAGCCGTGGCACGCAGCATATCGCCAAACTTGCCCAGTACATGCGGACGGATGGCCCCAAATTCATAGGGGCCGGCGAAGGCCGAGGCTTGCCGTTTTGCGACAGAGACCGTGAAGTGGTTCGACCAGAAGTGCACCATCCGCTCCACGAAGGGCGCGTTGCTCTCAACTGCGGCCTGGGCGCGAGCGCCGACATCGGCAATGTAGCTTTGCCGGGCACCGCGAAAATATCCGCGCAGGACTTGTCGCAGACCATCGGACGCATCTTCCAGAGATGTCAGATCGCGCTGGCCGCGCCGGGCATTGCGCTGCGCTGCACGATAGGCGAGGAAATCCTTGGCTGCGTCGGCGCCTGTAGGGCGCGCCGCGATTGGCCTTGGTGCAGGATCGAATTCTGACAGCTGGTCGAGCAGCCATACGCGCGGCCGATCCGGAGCGCTTTGCACGCCTTGAGCGCCGAGGCCAAAGCGGTTCAGGGCAATCGATGCAGAGGTCATACGGGCAACCTGCGCGAAGACGCGCGCTTTGTCAGGTCGCAATTCGTATCAGTTTGTCGCTTGTCGTTTCGAAAATCTGGTCGGGGAGAGAGGATTCGAACCTCCGACCCCCTGTACCCAAAACAGGTGCGCTACCTGGCTGCGCCACTCCCCGACAGATTTTCAACGCGGTCCCCGGCCATGGTGGGCCCGGCAGGACTCGAACCCGCGACCTAGCCGTTATGAGCGGCCAGCTCTAACCAACTGAGCTACAGGCCCAACCCGGACGGGTACTCCGCGTGGCAGGCCCGCTAGCCTGCGCAGGCGCAAAGGGCAAGGTGAATAAGTGCGATCTGCTCACACTTCGACATTGGTCATGATTTCTTTGACCGTGGTCGGGGCCACGCCGCGTTGCTTGAAGTAGTCGTAAACCGCGCGAAACCAGGCGTAGAGCCCGTCGACATCTGCTTCGGTCCGGACATAGGGCGTATGGCCCGCAGCAAGCGAGGGGCTGTGAAATGACAACACGATAATCGGCAAACCATCGTCGATCGCGATGTCGACGCCGCGCAGAGCTTCATCGATGGAAACGCCCTCTGGTGTCAGCGCGATCCGTTCCAGCAAGCCCATCTTGGCCAGTGCGCCGGACAGCGTATCGGACTTGTCGGCCAGCGGGTGAATCCAGTCGGCCTGCTTGCGCAACAAGCCCCAGAAAACCGACGTGACCGGCAGCTCGAGGAGTCGCTGATCGTCGCCAACCCACCATGGTTTGAGCGGATGAAGGCCGTAGTCGGGGCCGTGACCCCTGGCATAGTTGAATTTCGAGCGAACCGAGGTGTCGACCGCGATGCCCGCCTGTTTGAGTATCTTCGCGGTTGAGGGCCCGGTGCCATAGCGTCCGGCGCGATAGATTTGGGGTACGGCCTTGAAATTGGCTTCAATTGCATCGCGCAAGCGAAGGAACTTTTCTCTCTCCAGGTCGCCGGGCAGGTTGCCAGCGTAGCTGTTGAAGGCGTTGACCTCTTCTTCGAAGGGCGGGTTTACCCATGGGTGCAGTTGGATGCCGATCTCGGCTTTGCCGCGTGCGCACGCATCACCGATAATCTCTTGCGCCCGGCTCGATTCCGCGATGGGCCAGTCGATGAGATAGACCGGCGAAACGTCGATATTCTCGCAGAATTCCTGGAACCGGGCGATATTGCGCACGTGGTCCAACCCGTATCCGGTGGCACTGAACGGGCCGTCCCAATCAAATTCCTCTTCGGTGTCGACTGTCAGGAGGGTGCGCGGCGCGAACCCTTCCTTGAAAGTCGCGAGATTACCGGGAGGGGGCAGTCGTTGCATTGGCCGCGGGCGGTCCTTTACCTGATGCGCCCGGGATCACTGCTCAGCTCGCTGCGGGTCGCCTGGCGCTCTGCGAGCTGTCATCTTGGCTAAGATTCGCCCCTGCAGTGGTCAAGAGCGGAAGGGTCAGAACCAGCCGGTCATCCACTCTTGCAAGCTCGCCGTCTTGTGATCGTGCCTCGGCACGGGCCAGGCGCAGGGCAAATCCACTGCCGAACGATCCAGCGCTCAACATTCCACCGCCGCTTTGTTTGGGGCTCTTCGCAGCGAAGATATCATCCTCGATCGCCATCGCTGCAGGCAATTGGCAATCGAGCGTGGCAGTGCCGTCTTCGCGCATAAGGCTGATCCGGCCACTCTCTCCTGGGGCAAGCGAAGCTGCGAGCGCAGCCAGGATACGCCAGCTCAACTTCTCGGCATCATTTTCGGCCATGCCGGTTATGCAGCCATCTGCCAATTTGGGCGCGAAGCCCGCGTTACGCGGGCGCAATATCGTCTGGAGTTGGGCAATCTGCGCCCCGATGATAGCCGAAAAATCGCTTTGGCCCGCATCCAGCTCCCGCTCTCCGGATTCCAGTTTGGCTAACCTGTCCAGCTCATCGAACCCTGCCAGCATTCGGGCACTGTCCCCGGCAATCGACGCGGCGAGCGCGCGATATTCATGCGGC
This is a stretch of genomic DNA from Parerythrobacter jejuensis. It encodes these proteins:
- a CDS encoding DUF1800 domain-containing protein — protein: MTSASIALNRFGLGAQGVQSAPDRPRVWLLDQLSEFDPAPRPIAARPTGADAAKDFLAYRAAQRNARRGQRDLTSLEDASDGLRQVLRGYFRGARQSYIADVGARAQAAVESNAPFVERMVHFWSNHFTVSVAKRQASAFAGPYEFGAIRPHVLGKFGDMLRATALHPAMLLYLDQLQSVGPNSVGARFRNGRRRDPNQNQVGLNENLAREIFELHTLGVDGGYAQSDVTEFARALTGFTLAGLPFLRNAIELGNGVAFADLVHEPGSRTIMGQTYRQSGGEQALAILSDLSRHPATARHIATKLARHFSSDDPPPSLVTRLETVFLETDGDLPSLYRTLIEAPEPWQNGAMKFRTPWEWSIASLRATGTTGINPRIFTGMQSELGQVVWGAPSPAGYPDLAKDWAAPDALVRRIEVAARIAGNARPSSVPTLARNLFPDSLGEPTATAIARAESPRQGLALLLSSPEMMRR
- a CDS encoding polysaccharide deacetylase family protein, whose product is MQRLPPPGNLATFKEGFAPRTLLTVDTEEEFDWDGPFSATGYGLDHVRNIARFQEFCENIDVSPVYLIDWPIAESSRAQEIIGDACARGKAEIGIQLHPWVNPPFEEEVNAFNSYAGNLPGDLEREKFLRLRDAIEANFKAVPQIYRAGRYGTGPSTAKILKQAGIAVDTSVRSKFNYARGHGPDYGLHPLKPWWVGDDQRLLELPVTSVFWGLLRKQADWIHPLADKSDTLSGALAKMGLLERIALTPEGVSIDEALRGVDIAIDDGLPIIVLSFHSPSLAAGHTPYVRTEADVDGLYAWFRAVYDYFKQRGVAPTTVKEIMTNVEV